In a single window of the Pseudomonas entomophila genome:
- the folE gene encoding GTP cyclohydrolase I FolE, which produces MQNDKERSHAKARQGVIDILDYLGEDTTRQGLHETPERFLKSMVAQTVGYSQDPYRVLEKFFEEVAGYKNLIMLQNIHFESMCEHHLAPIVGNATVGYIPNGRVVGLSKLARVVDIFAKRLQIQERLTSEIGLALDEVLRPKGVGVIIRAKHNCLCTRGAYKPNANMTTTYFSGVLDSDSVKRGEFYTAAALPWGNGVHHSQ; this is translated from the coding sequence ATGCAAAACGATAAAGAACGTTCCCACGCCAAAGCCCGCCAAGGCGTTATCGATATTCTCGATTACCTGGGTGAAGACACCACTCGCCAGGGCCTGCATGAAACCCCGGAGCGCTTCTTGAAATCGATGGTCGCGCAGACCGTGGGTTATTCCCAGGACCCGTATCGGGTACTGGAGAAGTTCTTCGAGGAAGTGGCCGGCTACAAGAACCTGATCATGTTGCAGAACATCCACTTCGAATCGATGTGCGAGCACCACCTGGCGCCCATCGTCGGTAACGCCACCGTCGGCTACATCCCCAATGGCCGTGTGGTGGGCCTGTCCAAGCTGGCCCGGGTGGTGGACATCTTCGCCAAGCGCCTGCAGATCCAGGAGCGCCTGACCTCGGAGATCGGCCTGGCCCTCGATGAAGTGCTGCGCCCCAAAGGCGTGGGAGTGATCATCCGCGCCAAGCACAACTGCCTGTGCACCCGCGGCGCCTACAAGCCCAACGCCAACATGACCACCACCTACTTCTCCGGCGTGCTGGACAGCGACTCGGTCAAGCGCGGCGAGTTCTACACCGCCGCCGCGTTGCCATGGGGCAATGGCGTTCACCACTCTCAGTAA
- a CDS encoding 6-pyruvoyl trahydropterin synthase family protein, with protein MFKIDRKIEIDAGHRIRSHGSKCRNLHGHRYSVHMTLSADELATHGSETGMVLDFSFAKDAMVQCIDELCDHALIVDAEDEYLLQVLDIHGPARDVRTSGVALPLTNGEGMKIYLVPFSPTAEALAKHWYELLSDKVATLGHGAAQVRVDTIRVYETPNCWAEYPAGNLGGAQHV; from the coding sequence ATGTTCAAGATCGACCGCAAGATCGAAATCGACGCCGGCCACCGGATCCGCTCCCATGGCTCCAAGTGCCGCAACCTGCACGGCCACCGCTATTCGGTGCACATGACCCTCAGCGCCGACGAGCTCGCCACCCATGGCTCGGAAACCGGCATGGTGCTGGACTTCAGCTTTGCCAAGGACGCCATGGTGCAGTGCATCGACGAGCTCTGCGACCACGCGCTGATCGTCGACGCCGAAGACGAGTACCTGCTGCAGGTGCTGGATATCCATGGCCCGGCCCGTGATGTGCGCACCTCCGGCGTGGCGTTGCCGTTGACCAACGGCGAAGGGATGAAGATCTACCTGGTGCCGTTCTCGCCCACCGCCGAGGCGCTGGCCAAGCACTGGTACGAGCTGCTCAGCGACAAGGTTGCCACCCTCGGCCACGGCGCCGCCCAGGTGCGCGTGGACACTATCCGCGTGTACGAAACCCCCAACTGCTGGGCCGAGTACCCGGCCGGCAATCTGGGAGGCGCGCAGCATGTTTAG
- the guaB gene encoding IMP dehydrogenase, whose amino-acid sequence MFRKGYVFDDVLLVPKKTHLASRKEADIGVELKGLGRLSVPIISANTQWCTEDRMAMEMARMGGLGIVHRMCSIEDQVAFVHAVKSAPVTQREPDFAPTLDSQGRLKVGGSIGIVDDYLQRAAGLAACDVDFLTLDIAHGHSTHAIAAIANVKERLGDIPIVAGNVATPEGVLDLAKAGASVIKVGIGPGSVCTTRSVTGAGVPQLTAILECAAAAKEAGVSVIADGGIRSSGDIVKALAAGAQAVMLGRMLAGTDESAAQLLEVSGKRFKLTRGFVTFGTNLELKRLQGQKITEEQLLRYVPEGIEACFEYAGPLRAYLYQLIGGVQSGFSYCGASDYPQLLERHEFIEVSVQTSQESRPHALDAAKHPIDYKAEVLSHD is encoded by the coding sequence ATGTTTAGAAAGGGCTATGTGTTCGACGATGTGCTCTTGGTGCCCAAGAAGACCCACCTGGCCAGCCGCAAGGAGGCCGATATCGGCGTCGAGCTCAAGGGCCTCGGTCGCCTGAGCGTACCCATCATCTCGGCCAACACCCAGTGGTGCACCGAAGACCGCATGGCCATGGAGATGGCGCGGATGGGCGGGCTAGGCATCGTCCACCGCATGTGCAGCATCGAGGACCAGGTGGCTTTCGTGCATGCGGTGAAGAGCGCACCGGTGACCCAGCGCGAGCCTGACTTCGCGCCGACCCTGGACAGCCAGGGCCGGCTCAAGGTCGGCGGCTCGATCGGCATCGTCGACGACTACCTGCAGCGCGCCGCCGGCCTTGCCGCCTGCGATGTCGACTTCCTCACCCTGGACATCGCCCACGGCCATTCCACCCACGCCATCGCCGCGATCGCCAACGTCAAGGAGCGCCTGGGCGATATCCCGATCGTCGCCGGCAACGTCGCCACCCCCGAAGGCGTGCTCGACCTGGCGAAGGCTGGGGCCAGCGTGATCAAGGTTGGCATCGGCCCGGGCAGCGTCTGCACCACGCGCTCGGTCACCGGCGCCGGGGTGCCGCAGCTCACCGCCATCCTCGAATGCGCCGCGGCGGCGAAGGAGGCGGGCGTCAGCGTGATCGCCGACGGCGGCATCCGCAGTTCCGGGGATATCGTCAAGGCCCTGGCCGCCGGCGCCCAGGCGGTGATGCTCGGGCGCATGCTCGCCGGCACCGACGAAAGCGCCGCGCAGCTGCTGGAGGTGTCCGGCAAGCGCTTCAAGCTGACCCGCGGCTTCGTCACCTTTGGCACCAACCTCGAGCTCAAGCGCCTGCAAGGCCAGAAGATCACCGAGGAACAACTGCTGCGCTATGTGCCTGAGGGTATCGAAGCCTGCTTCGAGTACGCCGGCCCCTTGCGCGCCTACCTGTACCAGCTGATCGGCGGCGTGCAGTCGGGCTTCAGCTACTGCGGCGCCAGCGACTACCCGCAGTTGCTGGAACGCCATGAGTTCATCGAGGTGTCGGTGCAGACCAGCCAGGAAAGCCGCCCCCATGCCCTGGACGCGGCCAAGCACCCCATCGACTACAAGGCCGAGGTGCTCAGCCATGATTAA
- a CDS encoding phosphoribosyltransferase, giving the protein MINLTWNDVEQLSLAIAEAVRESGYAFDTIVGVARSGWVPAVIVAHELGVREVATLSIRRNLSDGVDSRKAAPQLVDISPLAQAGKKWLVIEDIVGSGETVRFIREQYGVDGRDIYVASLVFNAANGDRAQVNEMVEFHAREVTEWVRFPWERRIDA; this is encoded by the coding sequence ATGATTAACCTGACCTGGAACGATGTGGAGCAACTGTCGCTGGCCATCGCCGAGGCGGTGCGCGAGTCGGGCTACGCCTTCGACACCATCGTCGGTGTGGCGCGCTCCGGCTGGGTGCCGGCAGTGATCGTCGCCCATGAGCTGGGCGTGCGCGAAGTGGCCACGCTGTCGATCCGGCGCAACCTGTCCGATGGCGTCGACTCGCGCAAGGCCGCCCCGCAGCTGGTGGATATCAGCCCCCTGGCGCAGGCCGGCAAGAAATGGCTGGTGATCGAAGACATCGTCGGCAGCGGCGAGACCGTGCGCTTCATCCGCGAGCAGTACGGCGTGGACGGGCGCGACATCTACGTCGCCAGCCTGGTGTTCAACGCCGCCAACGGCGACCGCGCCCAGGTCAACGAAATGGTCGAGTTCCATGCCCGGGAAGTCACCGAGTGGGTGCGCTTCCCCTGGGAAAGAAGGATCGACGCCTGA
- a CDS encoding UbiD family decarboxylase, which produces MRSLLSAARVDEVADLFETDLEISRYLHQHYDLKAYPVVKFSNVACASGVPYVDNAFKREAMLRGLGLNEENVQPEFARRARGVHADQRAPVQAPWALQRMDWSLLDLPFLKYQPGDGGRYLTSFVFCVQDKAGRYNLGFYRGEIKDGRTIAVFIDPRTDAHAIIHERLREEGEVKVSLFNGGPISAYIGGASKIPADVDSYVFSSAIADAPIDLCRLGDYPAVPAESELVLHASLNGKMIDEGPFCEFKGYYSEKTVGFELTVEAIHARDNPLFFGIFCGKESGLDLMRLQNETFMYGFLESKGIPVRRVVYPTAYFGEFGVIVECDTVNEATLRLVMEYDLRSKLFFLVRNADTLFADLSTFAFETVTDDYRKRGVRMGGRLGLLCDNANDFNWKTY; this is translated from the coding sequence ATGAGAAGCTTACTCAGCGCGGCCCGCGTCGACGAAGTCGCGGACCTGTTCGAGACCGACCTCGAGATCTCGCGCTACCTGCACCAGCACTACGACCTCAAGGCCTACCCGGTGGTTAAGTTCAGCAATGTCGCCTGCGCTTCCGGGGTGCCCTATGTCGACAACGCCTTCAAGCGCGAGGCGATGCTGCGCGGGCTGGGCCTGAACGAAGAGAACGTGCAGCCGGAATTCGCCCGGCGCGCGCGCGGGGTGCACGCCGACCAGCGCGCACCCGTGCAAGCGCCCTGGGCGTTGCAGCGGATGGACTGGTCGCTGCTCGACCTGCCGTTTCTCAAGTACCAGCCAGGTGACGGCGGCCGCTACCTGACCTCGTTCGTGTTCTGCGTGCAGGACAAGGCCGGGCGCTACAACCTGGGCTTCTACCGCGGCGAGATCAAGGACGGGCGCACCATCGCGGTGTTCATCGACCCCCGCACCGACGCCCACGCGATCATCCACGAGCGGCTGCGCGAGGAGGGCGAGGTCAAGGTCAGCCTGTTCAACGGCGGGCCGATCTCGGCCTATATCGGTGGGGCAAGCAAGATCCCGGCGGACGTGGACAGCTACGTGTTTTCCTCGGCCATCGCCGACGCGCCCATCGACTTGTGCCGCCTGGGCGACTACCCGGCGGTGCCGGCCGAGAGCGAGCTGGTGCTGCACGCCAGCCTGAACGGCAAGATGATCGACGAAGGGCCGTTCTGCGAGTTCAAGGGCTACTACAGCGAGAAGACCGTGGGCTTCGAGCTGACCGTCGAGGCGATCCACGCACGGGACAATCCGCTGTTCTTCGGGATTTTCTGCGGCAAGGAGTCGGGCCTGGACCTGATGCGCCTGCAGAACGAGACGTTCATGTATGGCTTCCTCGAAAGCAAGGGCATCCCTGTGCGACGGGTGGTGTATCCGACAGCGTACTTCGGCGAGTTCGGGGTGATCGTCGAGTGCGACACGGTGAACGAAGCGACCCTGCGGCTGGTCATGGAATACGACCTGCGCAGCAAGCTGTTCTTCCTGGTCAGGAATGCCGACACCCTGTTCGCCGACCTGTCGACCTTCGCCTTCGAGACGGTGACCGACGACTACCGCAAGCGCGGGGTGCGTATGGGCGGGCGGCTGGGGTTGCTGTGCGACAATGCCAACGACTTCAACTGGAAGACTTACTGA